A genomic segment from Leptolyngbya boryana PCC 6306 encodes:
- the gatB gene encoding Asp-tRNA(Asn)/Glu-tRNA(Gln) amidotransferase subunit GatB — MTTAAPAKTQYEAIIGLETHCQLNTETKIFSDSSTKFTTDPNVNIDPVCMGMPGVLPVLNQKVLEYAVKAGLALNCQIAPYSKFDRKQYFYPDLPKNYQISQYDLPIAEHGWIEIELTDNKGKPLLDENGKAKTKRIGITRLHMEEDAGKLVHGGSDRLAGSTYSLVDYNRAGVPLCEIVSEPDLRTGLEAAEYAQEIRRIMRYLGVSDGNMQEGSLRCDVNVSVRPIGQEEFGVKVEIKNMNSFSAIQKAIDYEIERQIAAIENGEKIVQETRLWEEGAQRTISMRIKEGSSDYRYFPEPDLGPIEVAPTQLAEWKSQLPELPNQKRHRYEDELGLSAYDARILTEDKAIADYFEAAIAAKANPKLAANWIMGDISAYLNQERLSISQLALQPETLAELIALIEDGTISNKIGKDVLPELLTTGGSAKELIEKKGLIQISDTGAIEAAIDAVLAANPNELEQYRAGKTKLLGFFVGKVMKETGGRADPKLTNQLLAKKLNQG; from the coding sequence ATGACTACTGCTGCTCCCGCTAAAACTCAGTATGAAGCGATTATCGGTCTTGAAACTCATTGCCAGTTAAACACTGAGACCAAGATTTTTTCCGATAGCTCAACCAAGTTCACCACTGATCCGAACGTCAATATCGATCCTGTGTGCATGGGAATGCCAGGGGTATTGCCCGTTTTGAATCAGAAAGTGCTGGAATATGCAGTTAAGGCTGGGCTAGCGTTAAATTGCCAAATTGCACCCTACAGTAAGTTCGATCGTAAACAGTATTTTTATCCTGACCTACCGAAAAATTACCAAATCTCACAATACGATTTGCCGATCGCAGAACATGGCTGGATCGAAATCGAACTGACTGACAACAAAGGCAAACCGCTGTTGGATGAAAACGGCAAAGCGAAGACAAAACGCATTGGGATCACGCGACTGCATATGGAAGAAGATGCAGGCAAACTGGTGCATGGAGGCAGCGATCGACTGGCGGGATCAACCTATTCTCTGGTTGATTACAACCGTGCGGGTGTGCCTTTGTGTGAGATTGTCTCGGAACCCGATCTGCGTACCGGATTAGAAGCGGCTGAATATGCGCAAGAAATTCGCCGGATCATGCGCTATCTCGGAGTCAGCGATGGCAACATGCAGGAAGGCTCACTGCGCTGTGATGTGAATGTGTCCGTCCGTCCGATTGGGCAAGAAGAATTCGGTGTGAAAGTCGAGATCAAGAATATGAACTCGTTTAGCGCCATTCAAAAAGCGATCGATTACGAAATTGAACGGCAAATTGCTGCGATCGAGAACGGTGAAAAGATTGTTCAAGAAACTCGATTGTGGGAAGAAGGCGCACAACGCACGATTAGTATGCGGATCAAAGAAGGATCCAGCGATTATCGCTATTTCCCGGAACCTGATTTAGGTCCGATCGAGGTTGCTCCGACGCAATTAGCAGAGTGGAAATCTCAACTGCCGGAATTGCCGAATCAGAAACGGCATCGGTATGAAGATGAGTTAGGGCTATCCGCTTACGATGCGAGAATCTTGACCGAGGACAAAGCGATCGCGGACTATTTTGAAGCAGCGATCGCAGCGAAAGCAAATCCCAAACTGGCAGCTAATTGGATTATGGGAGATATCAGTGCTTATCTAAATCAGGAGCGACTGAGTATTTCTCAATTGGCATTGCAGCCTGAAACCTTGGCGGAATTGATTGCCCTGATTGAAGACGGCACGATCAGTAACAAAATTGGGAAAGATGTCTTGCCAGAATTACTGACCACAGGTGGCTCGGCAAAGGAACTGATCGAGAAGAAAGGACTGATTCAAATTTCAGATACGGGCGCGATCGAAGCAGCGATCGATGCCGTTCTGGCAGCGAATCCGAATGAGCTAGAACAGTATCGCGCCGGGAAGACGAAGCTTTTAGGATTCTTTGTGGGTAAGGTGATGAAGGAAACCGGAGGACGGGCAGATCCAAAACTGACCAATCAACTCTTGGCAAAGAAGCTGAATCAAGGCTAA
- the argJ gene encoding bifunctional ornithine acetyltransferase/N-acetylglutamate synthase — translation MADWQQISGGITAPKGYKAAGITAGLKPSGLPDLTLIVSEVDAIAAGVFTTSQVRAACVDYCRERLQTKSTTRAILCNAGQANAATGAQGMIDALESAQAVAQALNISSDMVLLASTGVIGQRIKMDALKSGIPNLVASLSETGSDAAAKSIVTTDLVTKSIALETTIGDRPVRIGGIAKGSGMIHPNMATMLAFVTCDAAVSSHLWQQMLSRAADRSFNQITVDGDTSTNDSLIALANGQSRTPAITEAGAEADKLEAMLTEVCIHLAKAIARDGEGATCLIEVQVSGASDDESARKVARTIAGSSLVKSAIFGRDPNWGRIAGAAGRADVIFDQEELQITLGEFVLLKDGQPQSFDRVAANEYLKQQAAKNLDGDRQVLDQPVVIGVKIGNGSGSGKAWGCDLSYDYVKINAEYTT, via the coding sequence ATGGCAGACTGGCAGCAAATCTCAGGCGGTATTACAGCACCTAAAGGCTACAAGGCAGCAGGAATTACTGCAGGACTCAAACCCTCCGGCTTACCCGATCTCACTCTCATCGTCTCAGAGGTAGACGCGATCGCGGCTGGAGTTTTCACTACAAGTCAAGTCCGCGCCGCTTGCGTCGATTACTGTCGAGAACGTCTTCAAACTAAATCCACCACTCGCGCGATTCTTTGTAATGCAGGACAGGCGAATGCTGCAACAGGCGCACAAGGCATGATCGATGCGCTCGAAAGCGCTCAAGCAGTCGCGCAAGCTTTAAATATTTCCTCGGATATGGTGTTGCTCGCATCAACAGGCGTGATCGGTCAACGCATTAAAATGGATGCGCTGAAATCCGGCATTCCGAATCTGGTTGCGAGTCTGAGTGAAACCGGAAGTGATGCGGCTGCAAAATCGATCGTGACCACAGATTTAGTCACGAAATCGATTGCTTTAGAAACCACGATCGGCGATCGCCCTGTTCGGATTGGTGGAATTGCTAAGGGATCGGGAATGATTCACCCGAATATGGCAACAATGTTGGCATTTGTCACTTGTGATGCTGCTGTGTCTTCTCATCTGTGGCAGCAAATGTTAAGTCGAGCTGCCGATCGCAGTTTTAATCAAATTACTGTGGATGGTGATACTAGTACGAATGATAGTTTGATTGCTTTAGCGAATGGTCAGTCAAGAACGCCTGCGATTACGGAAGCGGGAGCTGAAGCGGATAAATTAGAAGCGATGCTGACAGAAGTCTGTATTCATTTGGCAAAAGCGATCGCGAGAGACGGAGAAGGCGCGACTTGTTTGATTGAAGTTCAGGTATCGGGTGCAAGTGATGATGAATCGGCTCGGAAAGTTGCAAGAACGATCGCGGGATCTTCATTAGTTAAATCTGCGATTTTTGGACGCGATCCGAATTGGGGCAGAATTGCGGGAGCAGCAGGACGAGCAGATGTGATTTTTGATCAAGAAGAGTTGCAGATTACGCTTGGTGAGTTTGTGTTATTAAAAGATGGTCAGCCCCAATCGTTCGATCGCGTTGCGGCAAATGAATATTTGAAGCAACAGGCGGCGAAGAATTTAGACGGCGATCGCCAAGTTTTGGATCAGCCTGTGGTGATTGGAGTCAAGATTGGCAATGGTTCAGGCAGTGGAAAGGCTTGGGGTTGTGACCTGAGTTATGACTATGTAAAAATCAACGCGGAGTATACAACCTGA
- a CDS encoding FkbM family methyltransferase: protein MGISTMALPNGKRVYYLRKQEVPVVYGQVQQYVRNGIELHPGDMLFDVGANIGLFSLWAAEQCQNDLQIYAFEPIPEVFQVLKRNAQLLPQNRMKVFECGLAQASKSVVFDYYPNLTILSTAYSDSWEQTRSTIRQTITTSLANPSDDEPADITLLRRFPSFLRSLLVNFKLNQLLRVKSVRCQMRSLSDIIRDHDVQQIDLLKIDVEGSELDVLLGIELQDWHKIQQIVVEIHNRAQRVDQIATLLKQQGFSKITIEQEPMFQDTEVFNLYAIR, encoded by the coding sequence ATGGGCATTTCAACAATGGCACTTCCGAATGGCAAGCGAGTTTACTACTTGCGGAAACAGGAAGTGCCTGTTGTTTATGGACAGGTTCAACAATACGTTCGGAATGGGATTGAGCTACATCCAGGCGACATGTTGTTTGATGTTGGGGCAAATATTGGGTTATTTAGCCTTTGGGCGGCTGAGCAGTGTCAAAACGATTTACAGATTTATGCATTTGAGCCGATTCCAGAGGTCTTTCAAGTTTTAAAGCGCAATGCACAACTGCTGCCACAGAACAGGATGAAGGTGTTTGAGTGTGGACTCGCGCAAGCATCGAAATCCGTTGTATTTGATTACTATCCAAATCTAACCATTCTCTCGACGGCTTACTCTGACTCTTGGGAACAAACCCGATCGACGATTCGCCAAACGATCACGACTTCACTTGCCAACCCATCGGATGATGAACCCGCTGATATCACTCTGTTACGACGATTTCCATCTTTTTTGCGATCGCTGCTGGTCAATTTCAAGTTGAATCAGCTATTACGGGTCAAGTCGGTTCGTTGCCAGATGCGATCGCTGTCTGACATCATTCGCGATCACGACGTTCAACAGATTGATCTGCTGAAGATTGATGTTGAGGGTAGCGAATTAGATGTGCTCCTGGGAATTGAATTACAAGATTGGCATAAGATTCAGCAAATTGTAGTTGAAATTCACAATCGAGCGCAGCGAGTTGACCAAATTGCTACGTTACTCAAACAGCAGGGCTTTAGCAAAATTACGATCGAGCAAGAACCCATGTTTCAAGATACAGAGGTCTTTAATCTGTATGCTATTCGTTAG
- a CDS encoding zinc-dependent metalloprotease, whose protein sequence is MKRASRFLAFLLGLMLVMLPASIPWIVPSMGQSSAKPAQKPTAEPDRSQLRPFDDVIKETKTIKGLFTLYRNEKNGKLFAEILPDQLERNYLATMTLESGIGQSGIYSGLPIGDFLFTFRRVNNNIQFVVPNIYFRAERGLPIERSIQRSFSDSVLQSLSIRSIHAERKSFLVELNPLLLSDLPGLLPVLSATLGGSYSPEASASYFETVKAFPQNVEVESVFGFTGGDKGVDAPTYINTLPDSRAFSLRVRYSLSQLPENNGYRPRLADDRIGYFITAYKDFTNDNSRRPFVRYINRWNLQKQDPAAPVSKPKQPIVFWIENSVPLEYRDAVRDGALFWNQAFEKAGFKDAIEVKQMPDQADWDPADVRYNTIRWFNSNDAIFAMGPSRVNPLTGEILDADIMVSADFTRVMKEDYRTLVEQNQMRTAPFVSQLVGNANLCNYGMAARSLAQTAKAQEKKPIPRLRFGSHLGNYQDLCFGVDTAKQFAVGNMFLGIMQNELPSSPERKAFAQEFMRELIAHEVGHTLGLRHNFHASAMLKPEELNNPAITQQRGLTASVMDYAPVNLAPLGTKQGDYFTHRVGAYDEWAIEYGYTPIDAKVPQAEKRELDKIAQRAPTPELAYATDEDVTTLDPKVNVFDLSGDLLTYAQWQLTNAREMWNRVNQRFPVEGDSFNEVRVAFNAVLDYYFQYSLFLPEYIGGQYFNRFKAGDAKGRLPFEPVSVEQQRQALALINQYVFSEEPFRFSPDLLNKLAPSRWAHWGSEPTSNLDYPIHDNILFLQSIVLYDLLNYDRLARLRDSELRVQAGQPTLTIPDLFDSLQSSIWGEVTNPKDNLKLSGLRRALQRQYMNAMISMILREVEVPEDARTVARYELRKLQKSIDRAMRKVNDRDIYTKAHLEEAQDRIGKALEAQLRSQ, encoded by the coding sequence ATGAAACGAGCATCAAGGTTCCTGGCTTTTCTGCTGGGGTTAATGTTAGTGATGTTGCCAGCTAGCATTCCCTGGATTGTCCCAAGTATGGGTCAATCCTCCGCTAAACCCGCCCAGAAACCGACTGCTGAGCCAGATCGATCGCAGCTTCGACCGTTTGACGATGTGATCAAAGAAACAAAAACGATCAAAGGATTATTCACGCTCTACCGCAATGAGAAAAACGGGAAACTGTTTGCGGAAATCCTGCCCGATCAGCTAGAACGCAACTATCTGGCTACGATGACGCTCGAATCGGGCATCGGACAGAGTGGAATTTATAGCGGTTTACCGATCGGAGATTTTCTCTTCACCTTCCGGCGAGTCAACAACAATATTCAATTTGTCGTTCCCAATATTTACTTCCGAGCCGAGCGCGGTCTGCCGATTGAGCGATCGATTCAGCGATCGTTTAGCGACTCTGTGCTACAGTCTTTGTCGATTCGGAGTATCCATGCCGAGCGCAAAAGCTTTTTAGTCGAACTCAATCCATTACTCCTCTCTGATCTGCCTGGATTGTTACCCGTTCTCTCTGCAACATTAGGCGGCTCTTACAGTCCAGAAGCAAGCGCTTCGTACTTTGAAACAGTCAAAGCATTCCCTCAAAATGTAGAAGTCGAATCTGTGTTTGGCTTTACAGGCGGAGATAAAGGTGTTGATGCACCCACTTACATCAACACGTTGCCGGACAGTCGAGCTTTTTCGCTGAGAGTTCGCTATAGCTTGTCTCAACTGCCAGAAAATAACGGCTATCGTCCTCGGCTTGCTGACGATCGCATCGGCTACTTTATTACTGCCTATAAAGATTTCACAAACGACAATTCTAGACGACCTTTTGTTCGCTATATCAATCGCTGGAACTTACAAAAGCAAGATCCAGCCGCTCCTGTGTCGAAACCCAAACAGCCGATCGTATTTTGGATCGAAAACAGCGTGCCATTAGAGTATCGCGATGCAGTTCGAGATGGAGCATTGTTCTGGAATCAAGCCTTTGAGAAAGCTGGATTTAAAGATGCGATCGAAGTAAAACAGATGCCTGATCAAGCCGACTGGGACCCGGCAGATGTCCGATACAACACGATTCGCTGGTTCAATAGTAATGATGCAATCTTTGCAATGGGACCATCGCGCGTCAATCCGCTAACCGGTGAGATTCTCGATGCCGACATCATGGTGTCTGCCGACTTTACTCGGGTCATGAAAGAAGACTATCGGACTTTGGTTGAGCAAAACCAAATGCGAACAGCGCCTTTCGTGTCGCAATTAGTCGGAAATGCTAACCTCTGTAACTATGGTATGGCAGCGCGATCACTGGCGCAAACAGCCAAAGCACAAGAAAAGAAACCGATTCCTCGCTTGCGATTCGGATCTCATCTCGGCAACTATCAAGACCTATGTTTTGGCGTCGATACTGCTAAACAATTTGCTGTCGGCAATATGTTTTTAGGAATTATGCAAAATGAATTGCCAAGCAGTCCTGAGCGCAAAGCATTTGCTCAAGAATTCATGCGTGAATTGATTGCTCACGAAGTCGGTCATACTCTAGGACTGCGGCACAATTTCCATGCGAGCGCAATGCTTAAACCAGAAGAGTTAAACAATCCCGCAATTACACAGCAGCGCGGGTTAACAGCTTCTGTGATGGACTACGCACCTGTGAATCTTGCGCCCCTCGGCACAAAGCAAGGCGATTACTTTACCCATCGAGTTGGAGCCTACGACGAATGGGCGATCGAATACGGCTACACCCCGATCGATGCAAAAGTTCCCCAAGCCGAAAAGCGCGAACTCGATAAAATCGCTCAACGTGCTCCGACTCCTGAGCTTGCCTATGCAACCGATGAAGACGTGACAACGCTTGATCCAAAAGTCAACGTCTTCGATCTCAGTGGAGATTTACTGACTTATGCGCAGTGGCAGCTAACGAATGCGCGAGAAATGTGGAATCGAGTCAACCAGCGATTTCCAGTCGAAGGAGATAGTTTTAATGAAGTGCGGGTTGCTTTTAATGCCGTACTTGACTACTACTTCCAGTACTCGCTCTTTTTACCAGAATACATTGGTGGACAGTATTTCAACCGATTCAAAGCAGGAGATGCCAAGGGGAGATTACCCTTTGAGCCAGTCTCCGTTGAGCAACAACGCCAAGCTTTAGCTTTGATTAATCAGTATGTTTTTAGTGAAGAGCCTTTCCGATTTTCGCCGGATTTGCTGAATAAGCTAGCACCTTCTCGCTGGGCACATTGGGGCAGTGAGCCAACCTCGAACCTGGACTATCCGATTCATGACAATATTCTGTTTTTGCAGAGCATTGTTTTGTATGACCTGCTGAACTACGATCGCTTAGCTCGTCTCAGAGATTCCGAATTGCGAGTGCAAGCAGGACAACCAACACTGACGATTCCTGACTTGTTTGACAGTCTGCAATCGAGCATTTGGGGAGAAGTGACCAATCCCAAAGATAATCTCAAACTCTCAGGATTGCGGCGGGCACTGCAACGGCAGTACATGAATGCCATGATTTCGATGATTCTGCGCGAAGTTGAGGTTCCTGAAGATGCTCGCACGGTCGCGCGCTATGAATTGAGAAAATTGCAGAAATCGATCGATCGAGCCATGCGGAAAGTCAATGATCGAGACATTTACACCAAAGCTCATTTAGAAGAAGCACAAGATCGAATTGGCAAAGCCTTAGAAGCACAACTGCGATCGCAGTAA
- a CDS encoding ABC transporter permease, with translation MNALQLYLRYISVSFQAQMQYKVSFLLQLIGQFGGTAIEFFAIWTLFNRFNQLGTWTLAEVALFYGTVNTAFACADAIARGFDLFGKLIRDGGFDRLLLRPRSTVLQLLGTEFTLKRMGRLLQGLAVLGWSLSTLQIPLSLSTVWLLLTAWLGSIALFVGIVIVQATLTFWTIESLEIMNILTYGGVETAQYPFSIYRKWFQRFFTFLIPLACVSYFPLLAVLNKAAEFSVPLWVCYVSPIAGFIFLGVSLKLWRIGERYYCSTGS, from the coding sequence ATGAATGCTTTACAGCTTTACTTACGATATATCTCTGTCTCATTTCAAGCTCAAATGCAGTACAAAGTCTCTTTCTTACTGCAACTGATCGGACAATTCGGTGGAACAGCGATCGAGTTCTTTGCTATCTGGACATTGTTCAATCGCTTCAACCAACTTGGAACCTGGACACTGGCTGAAGTTGCGCTGTTCTATGGCACGGTTAACACTGCGTTTGCCTGTGCCGATGCGATCGCGCGAGGTTTTGACCTGTTTGGCAAACTGATTCGAGACGGCGGATTCGATCGCTTATTGCTACGTCCGCGATCGACGGTTTTACAACTTCTCGGAACGGAATTTACCTTAAAGCGAATGGGTCGCCTACTCCAAGGATTAGCGGTGCTAGGTTGGTCGCTCTCTACTTTGCAGATTCCTTTATCTCTGTCTACAGTATGGCTGCTCCTTACCGCTTGGCTCGGCAGTATTGCGCTATTTGTTGGAATTGTGATTGTGCAGGCGACGCTGACCTTTTGGACAATTGAATCGCTCGAAATCATGAATATCCTTACTTACGGCGGAGTCGAAACGGCGCAATATCCGTTTTCGATCTATCGCAAATGGTTCCAGCGATTCTTTACTTTTTTGATTCCGCTCGCTTGTGTCAGCTACTTTCCGCTGCTCGCTGTTTTAAATAAAGCTGCTGAATTTTCAGTCCCGTTGTGGGTGTGTTATGTTTCTCCAATCGCTGGCTTTATTTTCCTAGGGGTCTCACTCAAATTGTGGCGAATTGGCGAGCGGTATTACTGTTCAACTGGAAGTTAA
- a CDS encoding ABC transporter permease has protein sequence MNAYRSLFVARFSLLLQYRAAALAGIGTQFFWGLLKVMVLEAFFQQSTTAQPITLQETLGYIWLGQAFLFAIVPWSGDREIQELIRSGAVGYDLLRPTDLYNFWLTRALAMRTAPIVLRALPLLILTMVLFPQIGLAEWALAPPPSVASLGAFLLTFMGAILLSAALTMLLTVSMMWTLSGEGLNQMAPTLVTILSGMIVPLPLFPDWFKPILAILPFSGLLDKPFRLFTGNLPPEALLNVLLHQTVWIVVLIGLGRFLVSRGVNRLIIQGG, from the coding sequence ATGAATGCTTATCGATCGCTCTTTGTTGCGCGATTTTCGCTCTTACTGCAATATCGCGCCGCAGCTTTGGCAGGAATTGGCACTCAGTTTTTCTGGGGATTGCTGAAAGTCATGGTACTAGAAGCTTTTTTTCAGCAATCGACGACCGCTCAACCGATCACGTTGCAAGAAACATTGGGATATATCTGGCTCGGACAAGCTTTTCTGTTTGCGATCGTGCCTTGGTCGGGCGATCGCGAAATTCAAGAACTGATTCGCTCTGGAGCAGTCGGATATGATTTGCTGCGCCCAACGGATCTGTATAACTTCTGGCTAACTCGTGCTTTAGCCATGCGAACAGCTCCGATCGTACTGCGTGCCTTGCCTTTACTCATCCTGACAATGGTGCTATTCCCGCAAATTGGACTGGCTGAATGGGCATTAGCTCCGCCTCCTTCGGTTGCATCTTTGGGTGCTTTCTTGCTGACTTTCATGGGAGCAATTCTACTTTCTGCGGCTCTCACCATGCTGCTGACCGTTTCAATGATGTGGACACTTTCTGGAGAGGGACTGAATCAAATGGCTCCAACTTTAGTCACCATCTTGTCGGGCATGATTGTGCCATTGCCCTTGTTTCCAGATTGGTTCAAGCCCATTTTGGCAATTCTGCCCTTTTCTGGTTTGCTCGATAAGCCCTTTCGCCTGTTTACAGGCAATCTACCGCCCGAAGCACTGCTCAATGTTTTGCTTCATCAGACCGTTTGGATTGTTGTGCTCATCGGATTAGGGCGATTTCTCGTCAGTCGAGGCGTGAATCGACTGATTATCCAAGGAGGCTAG